The Nitrospiraceae bacterium genome window below encodes:
- a CDS encoding DEAD/DEAH box helicase gives MHTTAVTSFDQLGLSPTLLRNLTQTGFAEPTAIQAQAIPHALTGRDVLGCAQTGTGKTAAFVIPMLERLSGGQKGQPRALILAPTRELAIQIQTTIDKLSQGMQLFATTLVGGADMQAQVRGLRQRPDILVATPGRLLDHMWNGTVSLLAMTTLVLDEADRMLDMGFAPQINQILDAMPEERQTLLFSATMPTDLARLAQASVKDPVRVMVTKSATTADGVDQAVHHTTHDNKNSLLMSLLRDGAGTVLVFARTKHRADRLGRMIDSAGHRVAVLHGGRTLGQRRAALEGFRRGTFRVLVATDIAARGIDVANIGHVINYDVPNCPEDYVHRIGRTARMRTTGRATTFVTAEDHDQLRAIEKLLGQAVPKAEGSQGESLDGRASGDSNGRGEAGRRRRRGRSSQGWRQGAGSGSRNPEAGNIGQSDHGPVSS, from the coding sequence GTGCACACGACTGCAGTCACGAGTTTTGACCAACTCGGTCTCTCTCCCACCCTTTTACGCAATCTGACCCAAACAGGCTTTGCAGAACCGACCGCCATCCAGGCCCAGGCGATCCCGCATGCGCTCACAGGCCGCGACGTGCTGGGCTGTGCCCAGACCGGCACCGGGAAGACGGCCGCATTCGTAATTCCGATGCTCGAACGATTGAGCGGAGGCCAGAAAGGGCAACCGCGAGCGTTAATTCTGGCTCCGACTAGGGAATTGGCAATCCAGATTCAGACGACGATCGATAAACTCAGCCAGGGTATGCAGCTGTTCGCCACCACGTTGGTGGGCGGTGCGGATATGCAGGCGCAGGTTCGCGGTTTACGCCAACGGCCGGACATACTGGTTGCCACGCCGGGGCGTCTGCTGGATCATATGTGGAATGGAACGGTCAGCCTCCTAGCCATGACCACGCTGGTCCTGGACGAAGCGGATCGCATGCTGGATATGGGCTTTGCGCCGCAGATCAATCAGATCCTCGATGCCATGCCGGAGGAACGGCAGACACTGTTGTTCTCCGCCACCATGCCGACCGATCTTGCTCGGCTGGCTCAGGCGTCGGTCAAGGATCCGGTGCGGGTCATGGTGACGAAATCCGCAACCACGGCGGATGGTGTCGACCAAGCGGTACACCATACGACCCATGACAATAAAAACAGCCTGCTCATGTCGTTGTTGCGGGACGGTGCTGGGACGGTGCTCGTCTTTGCCCGCACCAAGCATCGCGCGGATCGGCTGGGGCGGATGATCGACTCGGCCGGCCATCGAGTGGCCGTGCTGCATGGCGGGCGGACGCTGGGACAGCGGCGGGCGGCCTTGGAAGGCTTCCGTCGCGGGACTTTCCGTGTGCTGGTGGCGACGGACATCGCGGCGCGCGGAATCGACGTGGCCAACATCGGTCATGTCATCAACTACGACGTCCCGAATTGTCCCGAGGACTACGTCCATCGGATCGGACGGACGGCACGGATGCGGACTACCGGTCGTGCCACGACATTCGTCACCGCGGAGGATCATGACCAGCTGCGCGCGATTGAAAAACTGCTCGGGCAGGCAGTGCCGAAAGCCGAGGGCAGCCAGGGCGAATCGCTGGATGGACGAGCGAGCGGGGATTCGAACGGGCGCGGTGAGGCCGGGCGTCGTCGGCGGCGAGGGCGGTCTTCCCAGGGCTGGCGCCAGGGCGCAGGCAGCGGGTCTCGAAATCCGGAGGCTGGAAACATTGGGCAGAGCGATCACGGACCGGTCTCCTCGTAG
- a CDS encoding DUF3574 domain-containing protein → MTETLYFGTAKPGGAVSQEEWAQFVNDAVTPSFPAGLTSWIASGQWRMADGRIEHEASHILQLTHDGAEGKDRAIGTIMDQYKRTFQQEAVLRVRSRTCISF, encoded by the coding sequence GTGACGGAAACCCTGTACTTCGGAACAGCAAAACCCGGCGGGGCAGTGAGCCAGGAGGAGTGGGCTCAATTCGTCAATGATGCCGTCACCCCTTCATTTCCAGCAGGGCTGACATCTTGGATTGCATCCGGCCAGTGGCGGATGGCGGACGGCAGGATCGAACATGAGGCCTCGCACATTCTCCAACTCACCCATGACGGTGCCGAGGGGAAAGACCGTGCGATTGGGACCATCATGGACCAATATAAGCGGACATTCCAGCAGGAAGCGGTCTTGCGGGTCAGATCCCGCACCTGCATTTCTTTCTAG
- a CDS encoding tetratricopeptide repeat protein, whose product MAACRNLRQHRSKVIPIPQPAWRWLCLTISLIVALGFFQPWMPSAVAQMADADVLVAEAILSYEHKRYDEAIALLTKATELDPNNARALYYLALCHLARGDAAQAVAPLVTLHAQRPEDVEVTFQLGAAYFATRNYDKADPLLEEVYRLQPDRENLGFYVGVLRYQRKAYDSAATALEGNRSSDPDIQQLALFYRGLALGTLGLSDQAQAALTAAQRVQPTSPITGASVRIQEALAVAAPTPDSRRLHAQVAVGGYYDDNVAVNPRGSRDPVADALRSRPTQSPGFVTSARGDYAWYRSGPIESTITYSYYQTVNSRSEVGRFNIQNHQGGLAGTYRGTLGSMPYEVGTQYSFDYMLLDMRGFMSRHSLIFPATIVPPSSNLPVLGKVDHLSTLLYRFQRKDFFTEPGDSDIRFAPESRDAFNNMLGLLHAFRFQQDRLILRAGYQFDTEAASGSSFSYNGNRLQLGAQAMLPWYELMVRIDYDVHWRAYSDTQAVFLDNLGRLSQRHDIEQDLFLQVSKPLPYHLTWALQYQGVFNHSNVPVYAYSKNVFTTLLTWTY is encoded by the coding sequence GTGGCAGCCTGTCGAAATCTGAGACAACATCGTTCCAAAGTGATACCGATCCCGCAGCCGGCTTGGCGATGGCTCTGCCTCACGATCTCGCTGATCGTGGCATTGGGCTTCTTCCAGCCCTGGATGCCTTCTGCCGTGGCTCAAATGGCCGACGCCGACGTCCTCGTCGCCGAAGCGATCCTGTCCTATGAGCACAAGCGCTATGACGAAGCCATCGCGCTCTTAACTAAAGCGACAGAGTTGGATCCCAACAACGCGCGGGCGCTGTACTACCTAGCTCTCTGCCATCTGGCGCGGGGGGATGCGGCGCAGGCGGTTGCGCCGTTGGTGACGCTGCATGCCCAACGGCCTGAGGACGTGGAAGTCACCTTCCAACTCGGCGCCGCCTACTTCGCGACCAGAAATTATGACAAGGCAGATCCGCTCCTGGAAGAGGTGTATCGGCTCCAACCAGATCGAGAAAACCTCGGCTTTTACGTGGGCGTTCTTCGATATCAACGAAAGGCCTATGACAGCGCGGCGACGGCGCTCGAAGGTAATCGCTCCTCCGACCCGGACATTCAACAATTAGCGTTATTCTACCGGGGGCTCGCGCTGGGAACCCTTGGCCTCTCAGATCAAGCCCAAGCAGCGCTCACCGCCGCACAGCGGGTGCAGCCCACTTCGCCGATTACGGGGGCCTCGGTCCGGATCCAAGAAGCCTTGGCTGTGGCAGCTCCGACGCCCGACAGCAGACGCCTCCACGCCCAGGTGGCTGTCGGTGGCTACTATGATGACAACGTCGCAGTCAATCCGCGCGGCAGCCGTGATCCCGTGGCGGACGCCCTTCGCTCCCGTCCAACTCAGTCGCCCGGCTTCGTGACTTCTGCGCGCGGAGACTACGCCTGGTATCGCAGCGGTCCGATCGAATCCACCATCACCTACTCGTACTACCAGACAGTGAACAGCCGTAGCGAGGTGGGACGGTTCAACATTCAGAACCACCAAGGGGGACTGGCAGGCACGTATCGTGGGACGCTCGGCAGCATGCCCTACGAGGTGGGGACCCAATACAGCTTCGATTACATGTTGTTGGACATGAGAGGGTTCATGTCCCGGCATTCGTTGATCTTCCCCGCGACCATCGTACCGCCGAGTTCCAACCTGCCTGTGCTTGGGAAAGTCGATCACCTGAGCACGCTGCTCTACCGATTCCAGCGAAAGGATTTCTTCACGGAGCCGGGAGACAGCGATATCCGGTTTGCGCCCGAATCACGAGACGCCTTCAACAATATGCTCGGACTGCTGCATGCGTTCCGCTTTCAGCAGGATCGTTTGATTCTTCGCGCGGGATACCAATTCGATACCGAGGCGGCGAGCGGGTCGAGCTTCTCGTACAATGGGAACCGGCTCCAGTTAGGGGCGCAGGCGATGCTCCCATGGTACGAGCTGATGGTCAGGATCGATTATGACGTCCACTGGCGGGCCTACAGCGATACGCAGGCGGTGTTTCTCGACAACCTCGGACGACTCTCCCAACGCCATGACATCGAGCAGGACCTGTTCCTCCAAGTATCCAAGCCGCTACCCTATCACCTGACCTGGGCTCTCCAGTATCAAGGGGTCTTCAATCATTCCAATGTGCCGGTCTATGCCTACAGCAAGAATGTCTTCACGACACTGCTGACCTGGACCTACTGA